Proteins from a single region of Chryseobacterium sp. W4I1:
- the ruvX gene encoding Holliday junction resolvase RuvX, whose amino-acid sequence MGQILAIDYGKARCGIAATDDMQIIASGLDTIQTPVLIDFLKKYFIENKVDEVVVGLPIDLKGNVSEVETDILKFIGEFQKEFPGITVHRFDERFTSKMASFFISQSGKSKKKRQEKGLIDKVSATIILQNFLEQRTR is encoded by the coding sequence ATGGGACAGATCCTTGCAATAGACTATGGAAAGGCACGCTGCGGCATCGCTGCAACAGATGATATGCAGATCATTGCCAGCGGTCTGGACACCATCCAGACTCCGGTTTTGATAGATTTTTTAAAGAAATATTTCATCGAAAATAAAGTGGATGAAGTGGTGGTAGGGCTTCCCATAGATCTGAAAGGAAACGTTTCCGAAGTGGAGACCGATATTTTAAAATTCATTGGAGAATTTCAGAAAGAATTTCCAGGAATTACGGTTCACCGTTTTGATGAAAGATTTACCTCCAAAATGGCTTCATTTTTTATTTCCCAAAGTGGAAAAAGTAAAAAGAAGAGACAGGAAAAGGGGTTGATAGATAAAGTAAGCGCAACGATTATATTGCAGAATTTTTTAGAACAAAGAACAAGATGA
- the def gene encoding peptide deformylase, whose protein sequence is MILPIRAFGDPVLRKVGKDIDQDYPGLQELIDNMFETMYSANGIGLAAPQIGLDLRLFVIDVTPLADDEDYEDIKDELADFKKVFINATILEESGEEWKFNEGCLSIPDVREDVKRKGTIVIEYYDENFVKHTETFSDIRARVIQHEYDHIEGVLFTDHLSTLKKKLVKGKLTKISQGEVSISYKMRFPK, encoded by the coding sequence ATGATTTTACCGATAAGAGCTTTTGGAGATCCTGTTTTGAGAAAAGTAGGAAAAGATATAGACCAAGATTATCCAGGTTTACAGGAACTTATAGATAATATGTTCGAAACCATGTACAGTGCCAACGGCATAGGATTGGCTGCGCCGCAAATCGGGCTGGATCTGCGCCTGTTTGTCATAGATGTGACTCCTCTTGCAGACGACGAAGATTACGAAGATATCAAAGACGAACTGGCTGATTTCAAGAAAGTTTTCATTAATGCAACGATTCTTGAAGAATCCGGCGAAGAATGGAAATTCAATGAAGGATGTCTTTCTATTCCTGATGTAAGAGAAGATGTAAAGAGAAAAGGAACAATCGTTATTGAATATTATGACGAAAATTTTGTAAAACATACAGAAACTTTTTCCGATATTAGAGCCCGCGTAATTCAGCATGAGTATGATCACATTGAAGGAGTTCTTTTCACCGACCATTTAAGCACTTTGAAGAAAAAACTGGTGAAAGGTAAACTGACGAAGATCTCTCAGGGTGAGGTAAGCATTAGCTACAAAATGAGATTTCCAAAGTAA
- a CDS encoding DUF5606 domain-containing protein, which yields MLLEKIISISGKPGLFKLVSQLRNGFIIEDVSSKKKVSIGNSSQVSLLDNIAMFTFDKEVPLFEVFENIAKNYDYKEAISHKSSDDVLKDFMTASLPNYDTDRVYASDIKKLAQWYNILHKAGYITPESFVKAEPETLEGAKEEVSIDAPKKAAPKAEKPAAPKVKATSAAKAAPKSTHTKKG from the coding sequence ATGCTGTTAGAAAAAATAATTTCAATTTCCGGAAAGCCAGGACTTTTCAAATTAGTTTCTCAATTAAGAAACGGTTTCATTATTGAAGATGTTAGTTCCAAGAAAAAAGTAAGTATTGGAAACTCTAGTCAAGTGAGTTTATTAGACAATATTGCTATGTTTACATTTGATAAAGAAGTTCCTTTGTTCGAAGTTTTTGAAAATATTGCTAAGAATTACGATTATAAAGAAGCTATTTCTCACAAATCTTCGGATGATGTTCTGAAGGATTTCATGACGGCTTCTCTTCCTAATTATGATACAGATAGGGTATATGCTTCAGATATTAAGAAGCTGGCTCAATGGTATAATATTCTTCACAAAGCAGGATACATTACTCCTGAAAGCTTCGTAAAAGCAGAACCTGAAACATTAGAGGGAGCAAAAGAAGAAGTAAGCATTGATGCTCCTAAAAAAGCAGCTCCAAAAGCTGAAAAACCTGCCGCTCCAAAAGTAAAAGCGACTTCTGCCGCGAAAGCAGCTCCAAAAAGTACACATACCAAGAAAGGATAA
- the mazG gene encoding nucleoside triphosphate pyrophosphohydrolase: MNTRQEKLEAFGRLLDIMDDLREKCPWDQKQTLQSLRHLTLEETYELSDAILQEDLQEIKKELGDVLLHLVFYSKIGSEKESFDIADVINSLNEKLIFRHPHIYGDVEVKDEEEVKQNWEKLKLKEGNTSILGGVPKSLPSLVKAYRIQDKVKGIGFEFHDAEDAWKKVDEEIREFYEETDPHKKELELGDVFFSLINYARISGLNPDSALERTNLKFISRFQKMENLAEKSDLKLADLSLEEMDVLWEKAKLMS; encoded by the coding sequence ATGAATACCAGACAAGAAAAACTAGAAGCCTTCGGAAGATTGTTAGACATCATGGATGATCTGCGTGAAAAATGTCCGTGGGATCAAAAGCAGACGCTGCAGTCTCTTCGTCATTTAACTTTAGAAGAAACCTATGAACTTTCTGATGCTATACTTCAGGAAGATTTACAGGAAATCAAAAAGGAGCTTGGCGACGTGCTGCTTCATCTTGTTTTTTATTCTAAAATAGGTTCAGAAAAAGAGAGCTTCGATATTGCGGATGTCATCAATTCTCTAAACGAAAAACTGATCTTCCGTCATCCCCATATTTACGGTGATGTAGAAGTGAAGGATGAGGAAGAAGTAAAACAGAACTGGGAAAAGTTAAAGCTGAAGGAAGGCAATACATCTATTTTGGGCGGCGTTCCGAAAAGTCTTCCCAGTTTGGTAAAAGCCTACAGGATTCAGGATAAAGTAAAGGGAATCGGTTTTGAATTTCATGATGCAGAAGATGCCTGGAAAAAAGTAGATGAAGAGATCCGGGAGTTCTATGAGGAAACTGATCCGCATAAAAAAGAGCTGGAACTTGGCGATGTATTTTTTTCACTCATCAATTATGCACGGATTTCAGGACTTAATCCGGATTCTGCGCTGGAAAGAACAAATTTAAAATTCATTTCAAGATTCCAGAAGATGGAAAATCTTGCTGAGAAATCTGATCTGAAGCTGGCTGATCTGTCTCTGGAAGAGATGGATGTACTGTGGGAAAAAGCGAAACTGATGTCATAA
- a CDS encoding FUSC family protein — MIHLAVCAFGMVFSFTISLFFSFNGYTAALSLGVVAFLAHFITSYFKIPPPGNFFFIMLAAMASTYQFDLEMIPARVGLVAMGAILSCTLAFLYSVFIEKGDVFSVPRRRSFKKRRYTKFVESSIIGFFMMLTLIVGHLLKFENTYWISIAAVAIIQGRNFEHVRQRNMHRILGTFIGIGFAWLILLFEPAKIEMIITITILQFIIELLIVRNYGFAVIFITPLTILLTETGSMVHHNVENLMHARLLDTIIGSLIGLAAGFFLHHQQIINNLEKNIRYSYFQFKKLNK, encoded by the coding sequence ATGATTCACCTGGCGGTATGTGCATTTGGGATGGTTTTTTCTTTTACCATAAGTTTATTTTTTAGCTTTAATGGATATACGGCCGCTTTATCTTTGGGAGTTGTGGCCTTTCTGGCCCATTTTATAACATCCTATTTTAAAATTCCTCCGCCGGGAAATTTTTTCTTTATTATGCTGGCAGCAATGGCAAGTACCTACCAATTTGACCTTGAAATGATTCCGGCAAGGGTAGGACTTGTGGCTATGGGAGCAATTCTGTCTTGTACTCTTGCTTTTCTATATTCTGTTTTTATAGAAAAAGGAGATGTTTTTTCTGTTCCGAGAAGGAGAAGTTTTAAAAAGAGAAGATATACCAAATTTGTAGAAAGCAGTATTATCGGTTTCTTTATGATGCTGACACTGATTGTTGGTCATCTTTTAAAATTTGAAAACACCTATTGGATCTCCATTGCAGCAGTAGCTATTATACAGGGAAGGAATTTTGAGCATGTCCGCCAAAGGAATATGCACCGCATCCTTGGAACCTTTATTGGAATAGGTTTTGCATGGCTCATCCTGCTTTTTGAACCTGCAAAAATAGAAATGATTATCACCATCACCATATTGCAGTTCATTATAGAGCTGCTGATTGTTAGAAATTATGGTTTTGCCGTTATCTTTATAACCCCGCTGACCATTCTTTTGACAGAAACCGGAAGTATGGTTCATCATAACGTAGAAAACCTGATGCATGCGAGACTTCTGGATACCATTATTGGAAGTTTAATCGGACTTGCTGCCGGTTTTTTTCTTCACCATCAGCAGATTATTAATAACTTAGAGAAAAATATACGGTACTCGTATTTTCAGTTTAAAAAATTAAATAAATAG
- a CDS encoding metallophosphoesterase — MNLSFKTHLKNTSIAFRAVLSAGVLYSCATYNVKKGKNLFEVKNSDIKSDNDFKIFLIGDAGNADEPQAQTTLNLLKNKLDSADSNSMLIFLGDNIYPNGMPKESDKDYALAKEKLENQLAITKNFKGKTLVIPGNHDWKSGLDGLKAQEDLVKAYFNDKKAFLPKNSCGIDDINLSKDIKLIVIDTKWALTNWDQYPGVNKNCPIKTREDFFTEFKDLVTKNQDKRIIVALHHPIISSGTHAGFNSAKSHLYPLKSKVPVPVVASVINVLRSSSGASLEDINNQHYADLANRLKSIVQDKENIIFVSGHDHNLQYHEERNIRQIISGAGSKTDPSTIAEKTDFSYGGSGFAVLNIRKDQSTDVEYFSTKDNSLKKLTHISVISKPDAFINNYPKDFPATATSSIYPVKLTQKGPVYRWLWGEHYRKYYGIPIEAPTADLTSLNGGFTPFREGGGNQSNSLRLKAADGQEFVMRGVKKSAVRFLNNMAFKKSTFGNELNNTFPEKFLLDFYTTNHPFTPFSVGNMADKLGIFHSNPKLYYIPKQYALGEYNKNFGDEMYMIEERFSSDPKTLASLDNAKDIVSTDDVLKNFTKNYKYSVDRESYIRARIFDMLIGDWDRHSDQWKWAEYQDGDKVVYKPIPKDRDQAFSKYDGATFKIIMNVPAIRHMKTFKEEIKNVKWINMEPYPLDLVFLKGATQEEWTEQAKYIQEHLTDADIDEAFSNLPKEVKDETIADIQRKLKIRKTKLQDYAAQYYNVLQEKVSLAGTVNPDKFVITKNGHSVNVKQYKLDKNKENPELVFEKTYEDSKTKELWIYGLEDDDIYDVAGEGRPKTNIRLIGGYNHDVYNIADGKSVKIYDFKSQKNTYNGSGTKNISDDYDINTYNYKHPKYNFFAGYPNADYNPDDGVILGVLANYTVNNFIRDPYTQKHSLKVNFYTATGGFNAAYKGIFKKAISGWDFNLDAAYTTPRFAENFFGLSNESVYDKENTEREYNRARISKFNFAPSISKKSWMNLQHQFQLTFEDNKVQRNGDRFVDQSADVRPDVFKSQQFAGANYTFSFKNLDNKAFPTLGLEFLVNADWKTNLSNTDKNFFTLKGRLAIDHRIDKRGNFVFANSSNAMWISNNDFEFYQAASIGGNNGMRAFRNDRFSGKSYFTNNSEIRWDFGRVRNNIVPANMGVLIGYDLGRVWNDGEDSKKWHQSVGAGFWLSVVEMFSARLNYFYGSDGGRISAGVGMTF, encoded by the coding sequence ATGAATTTATCCTTTAAAACTCATTTAAAAAATACTTCTATTGCCTTTCGGGCAGTATTGTCTGCCGGAGTTCTCTATTCCTGCGCAACATATAACGTAAAAAAAGGTAAAAACTTATTTGAAGTTAAAAATTCCGACATCAAATCTGATAATGATTTTAAAATTTTCCTGATCGGGGATGCCGGAAATGCTGATGAGCCTCAGGCGCAGACCACTTTAAATTTACTTAAAAATAAACTGGATTCTGCAGATAGCAACTCTATGCTGATCTTTCTTGGCGATAATATCTATCCGAACGGAATGCCAAAGGAATCAGACAAAGACTATGCACTGGCAAAAGAAAAACTTGAGAATCAGCTTGCCATCACCAAAAATTTCAAGGGAAAAACATTGGTTATTCCCGGAAATCATGACTGGAAAAGCGGTCTGGATGGATTAAAGGCTCAGGAAGATCTTGTAAAGGCTTACTTCAATGACAAAAAAGCTTTTCTTCCTAAAAATTCCTGCGGTATTGATGATATTAATTTATCAAAAGATATCAAGCTTATTGTGATCGATACGAAATGGGCACTTACAAACTGGGATCAGTATCCGGGAGTGAATAAAAACTGTCCGATCAAGACCCGTGAAGATTTCTTCACAGAATTTAAAGATCTTGTCACTAAAAATCAGGATAAAAGAATTATTGTTGCCCTGCATCACCCTATTATCAGCAGTGGAACTCATGCAGGGTTCAATTCTGCAAAATCACATCTTTATCCGCTTAAAAGCAAAGTTCCGGTTCCTGTAGTTGCCAGTGTGATTAATGTACTGAGAAGTTCTTCCGGGGCAAGTCTTGAGGATATCAATAACCAGCATTATGCAGATCTGGCCAACAGGTTAAAAAGCATTGTTCAGGATAAAGAAAACATTATTTTTGTTTCGGGACATGATCACAATCTTCAGTATCATGAAGAGAGGAATATCAGGCAGATTATCAGCGGCGCAGGCTCTAAAACGGATCCTTCCACTATTGCAGAAAAAACCGATTTCTCTTATGGAGGCAGCGGCTTTGCCGTTTTGAATATAAGAAAAGACCAAAGTACTGATGTGGAGTATTTTTCTACAAAGGACAACAGTTTGAAAAAGCTGACGCATATCTCTGTGATTTCAAAACCTGATGCATTTATTAATAATTATCCAAAGGATTTCCCGGCTACAGCCACTTCAAGTATTTATCCGGTAAAGCTTACCCAAAAAGGACCTGTTTACCGTTGGCTGTGGGGTGAGCATTACAGGAAATATTACGGGATTCCAATTGAGGCACCAACGGCAGATCTTACTTCCCTGAATGGCGGATTTACCCCTTTCAGAGAAGGCGGAGGAAATCAGTCGAACAGCTTAAGACTAAAGGCAGCAGACGGACAGGAATTTGTGATGCGAGGCGTGAAGAAGAGTGCCGTTCGTTTTCTGAATAATATGGCTTTCAAAAAAAGCACTTTCGGGAATGAGCTGAACAATACCTTTCCTGAAAAGTTCCTGCTGGATTTCTATACCACCAATCATCCGTTTACCCCTTTTTCAGTAGGAAATATGGCTGATAAGCTCGGTATTTTTCACAGTAATCCGAAATTATATTATATTCCAAAGCAGTATGCTTTAGGAGAATATAATAAGAATTTCGGGGATGAAATGTACATGATCGAAGAACGCTTTTCTTCTGATCCTAAAACGCTGGCTTCACTGGACAATGCTAAAGATATTGTTTCTACAGATGATGTGCTGAAAAATTTCACCAAAAATTATAAGTATTCCGTAGACCGGGAATCGTACATAAGAGCAAGAATCTTTGATATGCTGATCGGTGACTGGGACAGACATTCCGACCAGTGGAAATGGGCAGAATACCAGGACGGTGATAAGGTTGTTTACAAACCGATCCCGAAAGACAGAGATCAGGCTTTCAGTAAATATGACGGGGCAACTTTCAAGATTATCATGAATGTTCCGGCCATCCGCCACATGAAAACATTTAAGGAAGAGATTAAAAATGTAAAGTGGATCAATATGGAGCCTTATCCTTTAGATCTTGTCTTTTTAAAGGGAGCAACACAGGAAGAGTGGACGGAACAGGCAAAATATATTCAGGAACATTTGACGGATGCTGATATTGACGAAGCTTTCTCTAATCTACCGAAGGAGGTAAAAGATGAAACGATTGCTGATATTCAGAGAAAATTAAAGATAAGAAAAACAAAACTGCAGGATTATGCTGCGCAGTATTATAATGTACTCCAGGAAAAGGTTTCGCTGGCAGGAACAGTAAATCCGGACAAGTTTGTCATTACAAAAAACGGTCATTCCGTGAATGTAAAACAATATAAATTAGACAAAAACAAGGAAAATCCTGAGCTGGTTTTTGAGAAAACCTATGAAGATTCAAAAACGAAAGAACTTTGGATCTACGGTCTTGAAGATGATGATATTTATGATGTTGCAGGAGAAGGTAGGCCAAAGACAAATATACGACTTATTGGGGGCTATAACCACGATGTTTATAATATTGCAGACGGAAAAAGTGTAAAGATTTATGATTTTAAATCCCAGAAAAATACGTACAACGGTTCAGGGACGAAAAATATTTCTGATGATTATGATATCAATACGTACAATTACAAACATCCGAAATATAATTTCTTTGCCGGCTATCCGAATGCAGATTACAACCCGGATGATGGTGTGATTTTGGGAGTTCTGGCTAATTATACAGTGAATAACTTTATCCGTGATCCTTATACACAAAAGCATAGCCTTAAAGTTAATTTCTATACGGCTACAGGCGGATTTAATGCGGCTTATAAAGGTATATTCAAAAAAGCAATATCGGGCTGGGATTTCAATCTCGATGCGGCGTACACTACTCCAAGATTCGCAGAAAATTTCTTCGGACTGTCTAATGAAAGTGTATACGATAAAGAAAATACGGAAAGAGAATACAACAGGGCAAGAATTTCCAAGTTCAATTTTGCACCGTCGATCTCTAAAAAAAGCTGGATGAACCTTCAGCATCAGTTCCAGCTGACGTTTGAGGATAATAAGGTGCAGAGAAATGGTGACCGCTTTGTGGATCAGTCTGCCGATGTAAGACCTGACGTTTTCAAAAGCCAGCAGTTTGCAGGGGCCAATTACACTTTCAGTTTCAAAAATCTGGATAATAAAGCTTTTCCTACTTTAGGACTTGAGTTTCTGGTCAATGCAGACTGGAAAACCAATCTTTCCAATACAGACAAGAACTTCTTTACTCTGAAAGGAAGACTGGCTATAGATCACAGAATTGATAAAAGAGGAAATTTTGTTTTTGCCAACTCCAGCAATGCAATGTGGATCAGCAATAATGACTTTGAATTCTACCAGGCAGCGAGTATTGGCGGAAATAACGGAATGAGGGCTTTCAGAAATGACAGGTTCTCAGGGAAATCTTATTTTACCAATAATTCTGAGATCCGGTGGGATTTCGGAAGGGTGAGAAATAACATTGTTCCGGCCAATATGGGAGTTCTGATCGGATATGATCTCGGACGTGTCTGGAACGACGGTGAGGATTCTAAAAAGTGGCATCAGTCTGTAGGAGCAGGATTCTGGCTGAGCGTTGTAGAAATGTTCTCTGCGAGACTGAATTACTTCTATGGTTCTGACGGAGGAAGAATCTCTGCAGGTGTTGGAATGACTTTCTAA
- a CDS encoding Pycsar system effector family protein, protein MSILHKAKDYVEILFKDRLSSVYFYHNFIHTTYTVNKAEEILRNTPVSKEDQEKVLLALWFHDTGYVECAQNHEERGVQILTDFLKQENYSETYIEDVSKLILATKITYEPQNLLEKIVKDADCSHFASHDYNEISDALRKEWELTNVKCFSNDEWNAGNLEMLKNKHHYYTDYAKENWEPLKKKNIKKIEKKLEKEEDKKENSDNKKEPKETKPDRSVDTLFRVTLNNHTRLSDIADSKANILLSVNAIIISVCLSVLVPKLDTPKNAHLIIPSFILLLSSVLTIIFAILSTKPNVTKTNFTAQDITDRKVNLLFFGNFHQMMFNDYHNAMKDLIKDRDYIYDSMVKDLYFLGKVLDRKYKLLSITYKIFMAGIIISVLSFAYAFLSL, encoded by the coding sequence ATGAGCATTTTACACAAAGCTAAAGATTATGTCGAAATCTTATTCAAAGATAGGTTATCTTCTGTATACTTTTACCATAATTTTATTCACACGACCTATACCGTTAATAAGGCAGAGGAGATCTTGCGAAATACGCCTGTATCTAAAGAAGATCAGGAAAAAGTTCTGCTTGCGCTGTGGTTTCATGATACAGGCTATGTAGAATGTGCCCAGAATCATGAGGAAAGAGGTGTGCAGATTCTTACCGATTTTCTAAAGCAGGAAAATTACTCTGAAACTTATATTGAAGATGTTTCTAAGTTGATTCTGGCGACAAAGATCACTTATGAACCACAGAATCTTCTGGAAAAAATTGTGAAAGATGCGGATTGCAGTCATTTTGCCAGTCACGATTATAATGAAATTTCCGATGCACTGAGAAAAGAATGGGAACTTACCAATGTAAAATGTTTCTCCAATGATGAATGGAATGCAGGAAATCTTGAAATGCTTAAAAACAAGCATCACTATTACACGGATTATGCAAAGGAAAACTGGGAGCCTCTGAAAAAGAAAAACATAAAGAAAATAGAAAAAAAGCTTGAAAAAGAAGAGGATAAAAAAGAAAATTCAGACAATAAGAAAGAACCTAAAGAGACAAAGCCTGACAGAAGTGTAGATACCTTATTCAGGGTAACGCTGAACAATCACACCAGACTGAGCGATATTGCTGACAGTAAGGCGAATATTCTGCTTTCGGTTAACGCTATCATTATTTCAGTCTGTCTTTCCGTGCTGGTTCCTAAGCTGGACACACCTAAAAATGCCCACCTGATCATTCCAAGCTTTATCCTGTTGCTTTCAAGTGTTTTGACAATTATATTTGCGATTTTATCTACAAAACCCAATGTAACGAAAACTAATTTTACGGCTCAGGATATCACAGACAGAAAGGTAAATCTTCTGTTCTTCGGAAACTTCCATCAGATGATGTTCAACGATTATCATAATGCTATGAAAGATCTGATCAAAGACAGAGATTATATCTACGATTCTATGGTGAAAGACCTTTATTTCCTGGGGAAAGTGCTTGACAGAAAATACAAGCTTTTATCTATAACGTATAAGATCTTTATGGCAGGAATTATTATTTCTGTGCTTTCTTTCGCCTATGCTTTTCTTTCGCTTTAA
- a CDS encoding bestrophin family protein has translation MIVRQRTNWLKMLFIWRGSVLKKIVVQLVVILVFSLLIYFFKGKIFDYKVHLNPTIFTLIGLALAIFMGFCNSASYDRFWEGRKLWGSLVIETRSLTRQILSLVNDSSPGAKEEKEKIIKMVSAFCWSLNDQLRDKSGTEHLTRLLSPEHAEYLKDKKFIPSIILGFIADWLKEQQQKGNIDTIVMTSMDHQLNQFSNISGGCERIYNTPLPFAYSVLLHRTVYLYCFWLPFGLVDSLDWMMPLIVLLISYTFIALDAIIQEIGEPFGEEENDLALNSLCRTIEYSIFEQAGMPQGELKKPDSYFID, from the coding sequence ATGATTGTAAGACAGCGGACCAACTGGCTGAAAATGTTGTTTATATGGAGAGGCTCTGTATTGAAGAAAATTGTTGTCCAGTTGGTTGTTATTTTAGTTTTTTCCCTGCTCATCTATTTTTTTAAAGGAAAAATATTTGACTATAAGGTACATCTTAATCCAACTATTTTTACGCTCATCGGTCTTGCGCTGGCTATTTTCATGGGGTTCTGCAATTCTGCAAGCTACGACCGTTTCTGGGAAGGACGTAAGCTGTGGGGATCATTGGTCATCGAAACAAGATCTTTGACAAGACAGATTCTTTCATTAGTGAATGATTCCTCACCCGGTGCTAAAGAAGAAAAAGAAAAAATCATCAAAATGGTTTCCGCATTCTGCTGGTCACTGAATGATCAGCTGAGAGATAAATCCGGGACAGAGCACTTAACCAGACTTCTTTCTCCGGAACATGCGGAGTATTTGAAAGATAAAAAATTTATTCCCAGCATCATTCTCGGTTTTATTGCCGACTGGCTGAAAGAACAGCAGCAGAAAGGAAATATTGATACAATCGTGATGACCTCTATGGATCACCAGCTGAACCAGTTCTCCAATATTTCAGGAGGATGTGAGAGAATTTACAATACGCCTTTACCTTTTGCTTACAGTGTTCTGCTTCACCGCACGGTTTATCTGTACTGTTTCTGGCTGCCGTTTGGATTGGTTGATAGTCTGGACTGGATGATGCCTCTGATCGTTCTCTTAATCAGCTATACTTTTATTGCCCTTGATGCTATTATCCAGGAGATCGGGGAACCGTTTGGGGAGGAGGAAAATGATCTTGCCCTGAATAGCCTATGCAGAACAATTGAATATTCCATTTTTGAGCAGGCGGGAATGCCACAGGGCGAGCTTAAAAAGCCGGATTCTTATTTTATAGATTAA
- a CDS encoding helix-turn-helix domain-containing protein: MKDLDQIRLKKIGERLQELRLQKNLTQKELAFILDIEISQITRIERGVINTSVLSLMRISDALGMSISEFLKEIN; the protein is encoded by the coding sequence GTGAAAGATTTGGATCAAATAAGGTTAAAGAAAATAGGAGAACGTCTACAAGAATTGCGTCTTCAGAAAAACCTCACGCAAAAGGAACTTGCTTTTATACTGGACATAGAAATTTCACAGATTACAAGAATAGAAAGAGGCGTTATCAATACTTCCGTTCTCAGCCTTATGAGAATTTCTGATGCTCTTGGAATGTCAATAAGTGAATTTTTAAAAGAAATAAACTAG
- a CDS encoding DUF6705 family protein, with amino-acid sequence MKNLTIKSLLIFLAINFSSCKAQQVYPLNTYPDDVQAGSYLKDLNNELNYYVGTWQSTFNGRTTILSITKDEHHLLRRDLTTTFYQDILLVKYIIKDSSGVVLQNNSNAQGESDRNFITSISIKDNTVYLYYNGTNCGVGWGEILLKKINPLSLSWSYHPNSSVLTTKNCPGNPDKTIYLPEAENLIFTKQ; translated from the coding sequence ATGAAAAATCTTACTATAAAAAGTTTATTGATATTTTTAGCAATAAACTTTAGCTCTTGTAAAGCACAGCAGGTCTACCCATTAAACACTTATCCTGATGATGTTCAAGCAGGCTCATATTTGAAAGACCTTAATAATGAATTGAACTATTATGTTGGCACATGGCAATCGACATTTAATGGACGAACCACCATTCTTTCTATTACGAAAGATGAACATCACCTCCTTAGGCGTGATTTGACAACAACTTTTTATCAGGATATTTTACTCGTAAAATATATCATTAAAGACTCATCTGGGGTAGTTTTACAAAATAATTCTAATGCCCAGGGTGAATCTGACCGAAATTTTATTACCAGTATATCTATAAAAGATAATACTGTATATCTTTATTATAATGGAACAAATTGTGGTGTTGGCTGGGGAGAAATTCTGTTAAAAAAGATTAATCCTTTAAGCTTGTCATGGTCTTATCACCCTAACAGTAGTGTTTTGACAACTAAAAATTGTCCTGGAAATCCTGACAAAACAATTTACCTGCCAGAAGCTGAGAACTTAATCTTTACAAAGCAATAG